The genomic region AATCTCGGCTTCATTTGAAGGTATTGGAGCCGAAATTATGAGTATGGATGACCAAATTACCATTGTTTCACCTATAAAAGGCTCCCCGGCTGAAGAAAGTGGCCTTTTGCCTAATGATATTATTCTTAGTGCAGATGATGTTTCATTACAAGGGATGACAGCTACCGAAGCAGTCACACTCATTCGAGGCGAGCGCGGTAGTACGGTAACTTTAGAAATCAAGCGAGGGACACAAGTTTTCACCGTCGATATTGTTCGGGATACAATTCCAATTGAAACAGTAGGTTTTCATCTTGATGAAAATGATGATAAAATTGGTGTAGTTGCTGTTTATAATTTTGCGAGACCAACTTATCAAGAAATCGTTGATGCCGTTCAAGAATTGCGGACCCAAGGTGCTGAAAAATTTGTTTTCGATTTTAGACAAAACCCCGGTGGTCTCCTTGATCAAGCACTGAAAATAGCTAATATGTTTGTGGAAGATGGAGCAATACTTTTACAAACAGAAGAAAAAGGTTCTGAACCGTACATCATTCAAGCTAGTGACCAAGAATATGGGGCTTTCCAAATAAAAGAGCCTGCTGTTATGTTAATAGATGAGGGAAGTGCCAGTGCATCAGAGATTGTTGCAGGAGTTATGAAAGAAGAAGCCGAAGTACCACTAGTAGGTACTACTTCTTTTGGAAAAGGGACAGTTCAATCTATCTATCCTTTGACTGCTAAAAGCGAGTTAAAACTTACCGTCGCAAAATGGTTAACACCAGAAGGTAACTGGATACACGATGAAGGTATTGAACCCGATTATAAAGTTAATCTTCCCGATTATGCGTTTCTAACGCTTATTGATACTTCAGAGACTTATGAATTAGGTGCAGTATCAGAGGCAGTAAGTAATGTGGAAGAAATTTTGGAGGCTGTAGGTTATGCAGTTACCGCTGATGGCTACCTCGACTATGATACTGTAGCAGCTATTGAACAAATTCAGGTAGACAACCAATTAAAACCAAGTGGAGTACTAGATGATGAAACAGCCCGTGTTTTAACTGAAGAATTGAGAGAAGTTATCCAAGATAATGATACGCAGTATGCAAAAGCAATTGAAGTTCTAGAGGGTTTGAGTGAGTAAATGAAAAAATCACTTTCTGATTGTATTTGGGATTGGTTTAAAGCGTTTCTAGTCGCATTTTTAATAGCCTTATCCATTCGTTATTTTGTTCTTATCCCTCTAAAAGTAGTGGGTGACTCAATGAGTCCCACCTTAGAACCGGATACTTATATTTTATATAGTAAAAACAAAAAAGTTGATCGTTTTGATATCGTTCTATTTCATGATGCTAACAACCAAGTTTTTATTAAACGTGTCATTGGCTTGCCCGGTGAGACAATTGTATACCAGGACGATCAGCTTTTTATAAATGATAAAAAAGTATCGGAACCTTTCCTTCATAATGATTTAGATGAGGAGCAAGTTTTTACTACAGATTTTCCATTGTCTGAAGATTTAGATAATAAAAAAATACCAGTGGATAGCTATTTTGTTTTAGGCGACAATCGTCCACGTAGCAAAGATAGTCGCATGCTCGGTTTTATTCCGATCGAAGCCATTGAAGGTAAAGCAAGATTGGTAATCTATCCACTCGATCAATTTTCTATATTAGACTAATTAATTTACAAGTGAAAGGAGTGTGGCCGTATGGATCATTTAGAAAATGAACGTGAGTCTAATCAGTACGATTATAAAAATCCAAAGCAATCAAGAATGAACAACTTCATTAAAGAAACTGTTAATATATTATTGTCTGTACTGGTGGCTTTTATTTTATTTGTTTTTATCCGTACGTTCCTTTTCTTTCCTTTTGAAGTGGTTGGACAATCAATGGAACCAACGCTCTTAAGTGGTGATCGCTTAATCTTAAATCGTCTAGGGAGTGTGGACCGGTTTGATGTGGTCGTTTTTCCTGCACCAGACGATCCCAACAGTGGTGAAGAGTACGTCAAACGGATTATAGGTTTGCCAGGGGACGAAATTAAGTATATAGAAGATAATTTATATATAAATGGAAACTTAATAAATGAACATTATTTGGAGCCTTCGAAAGAAGAACTGCAAAAAAAATTAGAAGAGAATCCGGAGCAAGTAAACTTTACTCAAATAACAAATGACTTTTCGTTATTAGATATATCTATCGGTGATTCGGCTGTTGTTCCACCAGACACTTACTTTGTGTTAGGCGATAACCGACAAAATTCTAAAGATAGTCGGGTGTTTGGTTTTTTGAATCAAGAAACGGTTGAAGGTACAGCTAGTTTGAGAATTTGGCCGTTAAATCGTATTGGTTTTCTAGAAAAAAATGAATAATAAAAAAATGGCTGGAGCTTAGCTCCAGCCATTTCTAAGGTAATGGAGGAGTGAGCGTATGGTTATTCAATGGTTCCCAGGACATATGGCGAAAGCTAAAAGACAAGCAATTGAAAACAGAAACATGGTTGATATCGTTCTTGAATTAGTAGATGCACGAATACCCATTTCAAGCCGGAATCCTTTGATGGATGAAATTGTTGGTGGAAAACCACGTTTGATTATTTTGAATAAAGCAGATTTAGCTGATAGCAACATGACTAATGATTGGTTAGAATATTTTAATCACCCAGAGCATAATCAAAAAGCTATTGCGGTTAATGCTTTTAATCAATCGGATATTAAAAGAACTAAAAACATTATTAAAGAGATGATGATTGAAAAAATGGCTGCGCGGGAAGCAAGGGGAATAAAGCCACGTGCGATTCGATTAATGGTCTTGGGAATCCCAAATGTGGGTAAATCAACTTTTATTAACCAAATTATCAAACGAAATCGTGCGAAAACTGCTAACAAACCTGGCGTTACCCAGCATCAACAATGGTTAAAAATCGAGAATGATTTTGAATTACTTGATACACCGGGAATTCTCTGGCATAAGTTTGAGGATCAAGCGATCGGCATGAAGCTGGCTTTAACAGGTGCCATTAAAGACACACTGTTTCATAAAGATGACATTGCGCTTTATGCTTTAGAGCTATGGACGAATAGATATCCTGGCCGTCTTAAACAGGTCTACCGCTTAGATGAATCACTTGGCAAAGAATCATATCCAGATATGCTAATGGCCTTAACTGAACAGTTAAATTTTGGCGATGAATATGATCGGGCAAGTGAAAAATTAATATTTGATATCCGTGATGGAAAACTTGGTACCTTTACATTGGATGAGGTACCTGAAAATACAAATTCACAATAGAGGTTAGTATGGAAAAAAAACAGACAATTGCTGAAATAAGAGAACGATTATCACAAATTACGGATCCAGAAGAGGCAGTATTTGCCGAATTATTACAGGATACTCGAAAAGGTATCCAATTAGAAATAAAGCGTTGGCAAAATAATTATCAAAAAAAAATACAGTTACTTCAACATCAAGAAACGATGTTATACCACGAAAATGTATTATCTAAGCAAGGTTTTACTACTATAGCAGGAATTGACGAGGTTGGACGAGGACCGTTAGCTGGTCCAGTAGTTGCAGCTGCTGTTATCCTTCCACAGGACATGCCAGCTTTGCCTATCAATGATTCAAAAAAACTTTCAAGAGCCGTTCGGGAAGAATTGTATGCCATTATAATGGAAAAAGCACAAGTGGGAATCGGTATTATTGATAATAAGGTTATTGATAGTGTAAACATTTATCAAGCCACTAAATTAGCTATGATGCAAGCTGTTAACAATTTAAACCTACAACCGGATGCTTTATTAATTGATGCTATGAAACTGCCTTTAGCCCAAAAACAAGTATCTCTAATAAAAGGAGATTTGAATTCTTATTCCATAGCCGCAGCTAGTATTGTTGCAAAAGTCTACCGTGATCAAATGATGACGGATTATGCGAAAGAGTATCCCCACTATGGATTTGAAAAAAATGCTGGGTATGGGACAAAAGCTCATTTAGATGGATTACACAAGTATGGCTTAACTTCCATCCATCGAAAAAGTTTCGAACCTATCAAAACAATGGTTAGAAATCAATAAAAAAGGTTTTAACTCTTTTTTCTCTATATATAGGTAGAGAAAAGGGGGTTTTTTTGTGCAAAATGAAGTGAGAGAAAAATTAATTGATTGTTCGTTAATGAATGTTTTTAGTATTGATCAGATGTTAGCGATATTAGATACTCTAGTAGCAGAACCTGACTTATCTTTAGAAGATATTCTTTTAAGAAGAAAACTGATGTCTTCTCAAAAGGCTGCTCTTAAAAAAATGGATCAAATTAGAGAACGGCTAAAAAAAGAAGCGATTACAACTTCCAGAGAGCAAACATTAAATGCTGGTATAAAAATTTGTACCATCCTTGATTCAGATTATCCTTTTGAATTGAAAGAGATTTATCAACCACCTGTTGTTATCTACTACCAAGGCGATTGGGATTTAACAAAAGGCCGGAAATTGGGAGTCGTAGGAAGTAGAACTGCTTCTGAATATGGAAGACTTGTATTAAGAAAAATGATACCTGAATTAGTATGCAAAGGCGTTACAACGATTAGCGGTCTAGCAAAAGGGATTGATCAAGAAGCTCATATTCAAACACTCAAAGCTGGGGGTAAGACTGTTTCCGTTATTGGGACAGGATTAAACTATTTTTATCCTTTAGAGAATAAAATCCTACAGGAAAAACTTACGAGAGAACAGCTTGTTTTAAGTGAATATCCCATCAATACCGGTCCACAACGCTATCATTTTCCTTTGAGAAATCGCATTATCGCAGGTCTGAGCCAAGGAACTTTAGTAGTTGAAGCGAAGGAGCGTTCGGGGAGTTTAATTACTGCGAACGTTGCTTTGCAAGAAAACCGCGAAGTTTTTGCAATACCAGGTAGTGTGTTAGAATCAAGTTATGCAGGTACAAATCAATTAATTCAAGCAGGAGCAAAACTCGTCACAAATGCCTCTGATATTTTTTCAGAAATGGCTTATTTATGGAAAATGTCTGACTCGTAAAATTTTAAAAAGAATAATTATTTGACAAAGGTCTATTTGGTGGCATAAGATGATTAACGATTTTAGATTCATCAAAAAGACAAGATCTAAATGGAAGGAGTTTTCCTTTGGCGTATAAATATTTGGTGATTGTTGAATCACCTACCAAAGCAAAAACAATTGAAAAATATCTCGGACGTAATTACAAAGTAGTAGCAAGTAAAGGACATCTGCGTGACTTACCAAAAAGTAGAATGGCAATCGACTTTGAAAACGACTATGCACCTGATTATATTTCTATCAGAGGTAAAGGTCCAATCATAAAAGAGCTTAAAAAATATGCAAAAAAAGCTGAAAAAGTCTTTTTAGCTTCTGACCCGGATAGAGAAGGAGAAGCAATTGCTTGGCACTTAGCACACCTATTAGGATTAGAACCAAACGATAATATTCGTGTCGTTTACAATGAAGTAACTAAAGATGCCGTCAAGCAAGCAGTTAAAAATCCACGACCTGTTAATATGGATTTAGTGTCGGCCCAACAGGCACGACGGATCCTTGATCGAATCGTAGGTTACTCTATTTCCCCTATACTATGGAAGAAAGTGAAAAAGGGATTAAGTGCTGGGCGAGTTCAATCGGTGGCTTTGAAGCTGATTATTGACCGTGAAGAAGAAATTAAACATTTTGAGCCAGTAGAATCGTGGACCTTAGATGGTACTTTTCAAAAGGATAAACATGTTTTTAACGCTGCTTTCTATGGCCTAAATGAGAAAAAAAGATTGAAACTAAATAATGAATCTGAAGCTCAAGAAGTATTAGCTAAATTAAAAGGCAATGAGTTTATGGTTTCAAATGTTGAAAAGAAAGAACAAAAAAGAAACCCATCTGCACCTTTTACAACTTCAAGTTTACAACAAGATGCAGCGAACAAATTAAATTTTAGAACTCGTAAAACCATGATGGTTGCACAACAATTATACGAAGGTATTCCACTAGGTAAAGCTGGTACAGTCGGATTAATTACTTATATGCGTACGGACTCCACACGTATTGCGGAAAGTGCAGTAGCCGAAACGCACCAATTTGTTATTGATGAATACGGTAAAGAGTTTGTTGCTAAAAAATCGAAGACAGTTAAACAAGCAGGTGGATCACAAGATGCCCACGAGGCGATTCGCCCATCAAGTGTCTTGCGAAAACCAACTGATATTGAAAGTTATTTAACTAAAGATCAATTTAAACTTTATCAACTTATCTGGTCTCGTTTTGTAGCAAGCCAAATGATGCCCGCCATTTTTGATACTATGCGTGTTAGTATTGTTAATCAAGATTTAGTGTTTCGTGCTAATGGATCAAAAGAAAAATTTGCCGGTTATCGAAAAGTTTATGAAGATACGAAAACAAAGGACAACATATTACCAGATTTAGAAGTTGGTGATACGGTCTTTTCTAAAGACATCATTCCAAACCAACATTTCACGCAACCACCTGCCCGTTATTCTGAGGCAACTTTAATTAAATCGTTAGAAGAGAATGGTGTTGGTCGTCCTTCAACTTATTCCCCGACAATTGAGACGATTCAAAAACGTTATTATGTTAAGTTAAACGCAAAACGCTTTGAACCCACAGAATTAGGAACGATTATACACCAATTAGTGGATGCTTATTTCCCTAATATTGTTGATATTTCTTTTACTGCTAATATGGAAAAAAAGCTGGATGAAATTGAGTTAGGTAAGTTAGAATGGGTAGAAGTGATTGATGAATTTTATAAACCATTTGAAGAGCATGTTGTTAAAGCAGAGTCTGAAATGGAAAAAATCGAAATAAAAGATGAACCAGCTGGGTTTGATTGTGAAGTCTGTGGAAGTCCAATGGTTATTAAAATAGGTAAATATGGTAAATTTTATGCATGTAGTAATTTCCCAGAATGCCGCAATACAAAAGCAATTGTTAAAAAAATTGGAGTAACGTGTCCAACATGTAAAAAAGGTGAAGTCATTGAGCGAAAATCGAAGAAAAACCGAATTTTTTACGGTTGTGATCGCTACCCAGAGTGTGAATTTGTATCATGGGACAAACCAGTTGCCCGTAACTGCCCGAAATGTAATCACTATTTAGTTCAGAAAAAGGTACGTGGCGGACTGCAAGTAAAATGTAGTAATTGCGATTACGAAGAAGAAGTTCAAAAATAAATATAAAATCGAAGAGAAGCATCCTGCTTCTTTTTTTGGTATCATGAAATATGTAAGCGATTATTTATAAAAGTGAATTGAATTATTCTGTTTCCTATGATAATTTAATTTCAGGGACGGAGGAGTAAAGTGTCTACTAATAATAATCAGTTGGAGACTTTTATACACCATCTAGCAATCGAAAGACGCTATTCAGAAGAAACTGTAAAAGCTTACCTTCAAGATTTAAAAAAGTTTGAAACTTATTTGGCTTCTACCGGACAATCTAGTTTTACTGGTGTTCAATTAGCGGATATACGGCTTTTTCTCGGTTTTCTTGACGAAGAAGAAATGAGTCGTAATACGATTTCGCGTATCTTATCTAGTTTAAGAAGTTTTTATACATTTTTGATGCGAGAAGGTCATATGAATGAGAATCCAGTCTCAAGTATTAGTTTTAAAAATCGGTCATTACGTTTACCTAAACATGTCTATCAAGCCGAACTGATAAAAATATTTGAAGCTGCCAGTGGCACAGGACCTCTTGATTACCGTAATGTAGCATTATTAGAATTGCTATATGCTACGGGAATTCGAGCGAGTGAATGTAAAAACATTTTACTCTCTCATATTGATTTTGATTTAGGTGTAATCCTTATTACAGGTAAAGGGAATAAAGAACGCTACGTTCCCTTTGGACAATTTGCTTTGAATGCAATAGAAATATACTTAGAAAAAAGTCGATCTCTATTAATGAATAAATTTAAGCAGAGCCATGACTATTTATTTATAAACCGGTTAGGCGAACCCATTACTGTAGGTGGTATTGAGTATATTCTTAAAAAAATCATGAAAGAGTCAGGTTTGACAGGAAACTTACATCCACATATGTTGCGTCATACCTTTGCAACGGATATGTTAAACGAAGGAGCAGATTTGCGTACCGTTCAAGAATTACTCGGGCATGCAAGTTTATCATCGACACAAATTTATACGCATGTTACGAAAGATGCTTTACAGCGTAATTACAATGCCTATCATCCACGTGCTAAAAGGAAGAAATAAGGTATAATAAATAGAGTGACTATAAAGGAGATTTGAATAATGACAACAATTTGTGCAATTCAACATAATGGAAAATCAGCAATGGCGGGCGATGGCCAAGTGACAATGGGCGAATCTGTTATTATGAAGGGTTCAGCTAAAAAAATTCGTCGTATTTATAATGATGAAATCATTGTAGGATTTGCTGGTGGTGTTGCAGATGCTTTTACTTTAAGTGATAAGTTCGAAGAAAAGCTCAAGCAATATAAAGGTAATCTAATGCGTGCTTCCATCGAGGTGGCTAGAGAATGGCGTGGCGATCGTGCTTTGCAAAAACTCGAAGCACTCTTAATCGTTATGGACAAAAATCAAATGTTTCTTGTATCCGGAACTGGAGAAGTCATTGAACCAGATGATGGGATTTTAACCATTGGATCAGGTGGTAATTTTGCTCTATCTGCTGCACGCGCTTTGAAACGAAATGGTACCAATCTATCTGCAAAGGAAATGGCCTACCAAAGTTTAAAAATCGCATCAGAAATATGTGTCTATACAAATGATAATATTATAGTAGAAGAGTTCCAATAGAAGGAGAGTTAAATGATGAGTGAAAACATTAACCAAACACCACGTCAGGTGGTAGCAGAGCTTGATAAGTATATTATTGGACAAAACGATGCGAAGAAGTCGGTTGCTGTTGCCTTACGCAATCGTTTTCGTCGGATGCAATTAACCGAAGAGATGCAAAAAGAAGTAACGCCAAAAAACATTTTAATGATTGGCCCCACTGGTGTTGGTAAAACAGAAATTGCACGTCGACTTGCAAATCTCGTACACGCACCTTTTGTTAAAGTAGAAGCAACTAAATTTACAGAAGTTGGCTATGTCGGTCGAGACGTTGAGTCAATGGTGAGAGATCTCGTTGAAAATGCCATTTCTCTTGTTGAAAAAGAAAAACGTAGTGACGTTTATAGTAAAGCATACACGCAAGCTCTAGAAAGAATTGCAAAAGCACTTAAACCAGGTGTGAAGAAGAAAAAAAGTGCTAGTCCTAATAGTATTCAGAGTATGTTCCAACAAATGGGCCTACCTGCTGATTTAGGACCTGAAGAGGAAGAAGTAGAAGAAGTATCAACTGAAGTAGCTTCGCAACGGCGTGAAATTGTAGAACAGCTACGTAAGGGGATTTTAGATAACCGCGAAGTGACTTTAAAAATTGAAGATAAAGCGACTAACCCACTTGGAGCTGCGGGCGGGAACGAACAAATGGTTATGTTACAATCAGCACTTGAATCCATGACGCCAAAAAGAAAAACAAAGCGCACTCTGAAAGTGAAAGATGCCATAAAAATATTAACAGAAGAAGAAACAGATAAATTAGTAGATAAAAATGACTTAGCAACTGCTGCTTTAAAACTAGCTGAAGAGGGCGGCATCATCTTTATCGATGAGATCGATAAAATCACTTCGAAATCTGATCAAGGTGGTCAAGTTTCACGTGAAGGTGTACAACGGGATATTTTACCTATTGTTGAAGGGTCACAAGTTTCGACAAAATATGGAAATATTCAAACTGACCATATTCTCTTCATCTCATCAGGAGCTTTCCATGTCTCAAAACCAAGTGATTTAATTCCTGAGCTGCAAGGCCGTTTTCCAATACGTGTTGAGTTGGACGATTTAACCGAAGAAGACTTTGTACGTATTTTAACAGAACCAGATAATGCCTTGTTGACACAATATCGTGCGTTATTAGAAACAGAAGGTGTTGGCGTTACCTTTACAAAAGAAGCAATCGCACGGATTGCAGCCATAGCTGCTCAGGTAAACGACGAAACCGATAATATTGGTGCACGTAGACTCCATACTATTCTTGAAAAGTTATTAGAAGACTTATTATTTGAATCACCAGATATGCCTGGACAACAGATTACAATTACCGAAAACTATGTGGATGAAAAACTCGCTCATATTGTATCTGATCAAGACTTACGCCGCTACATATTATGAGGTTAGTAAAATATGGATGAGTTGTTAGAAAGACTAAGAAGTATCAATACGATGTTACAAAAAAAAGGCGGCTTTGTTAACGAGAATAATCTGATAGACCTTCCTTTTTTAGATATGATTGAAAAATTAGCAGAAATATTAGAAGCAAATGCTTATTTGATTGATGATGAAGGAACGCTATTAGGATTTAGCGAAGTGATAGCAATCAATAATATCCGCGTTAAACAAATGCTTTATGAGAAGAAATTTCCACTTAATTATACAGAAGGTATCAATGCGATTACAGATACAAAAGCTAATATCGGCGTTGAATCGGATCTAACTGTATTCCCAATTGAAACACGAGATATTTTTATTTCTGGGTTAACAACCGTTGTCCCCATATTTGCGGCTGGAAAACGTTATGCTAGTCTTATCTTTGCACGGTTAGATCGTTCTTTTGGTAGTGGAGATCTCATCTTAGCAGAGCACAGTGCTACTGTAATTGGCATGGAGGTCTTACATTTAAAAAATGTTGCAACAGAAATTGATAGTCGTGCCGAAGCGGCCGTTACGATAGCCTTGCAATCACTCTCTTATAGCGAAACGGAAGCGATAACTGAAATATTTAAGCATATTGAAGGTTTAGAAACTCGAATTATTGCCTCAAAGATTTCTGCTAGCCAAGGAATTACACGATCAGTTATTGTGAATGCGTTAAGGAAACTAGAATCTGCAAGTATTATAGAATCAAAATCGCTTGGTATGAAGGGAACCTACATAAAGGTTCATTCCGAACTACTATTAAAAAAAGTTAAAACTAAACTGGAATTGAATGCTTAAAAAAAAGATGCCAACTGGCATCTTTTTTTAAGTCTTATAGTCTTTTACTTTTGATTGTGGCGTTTATAATTACGTCCAAATGGGATCATGCTTTCAGTACCATTTCTAATACGTTGTATATTGGATCGATGACGAAAGATAATGTAACTTGATAAAGCAAAAGTTACAAGAATAAGCCATAAATCTCCAAAAAACAAAGAAAGAATCATAGCACTTATACAAGCTGTAATGCTTGAAAAGCTAACCATACTTGAAAAATAGAGATAAATAAGGAAACACGATATGGAAAGAATAAAAAATAGAGGGTTATAAGCTAATAACATTCCAGCACTTGTTGCTACAGCTTTTCCTCCTCTAAAACCCGCAAAAATAGGAATGGTATGGCCGATTGCAGCAAAAACGCCTGCTAGTAAGGGATGGATTT from Jeotgalibaca dankookensis harbors:
- the plsY gene encoding glycerol-3-phosphate 1-O-acyltransferase PlsY; amino-acid sequence: MISAIVVILAYLLGSIPSGVWIGKLFYKIDIREHGSGNMGTTNTFRVLGTKAGVIVLIMDILKGSLATLLPALLGAEIHPLLAGVFAAIGHTIPIFAGFRGGKAVATSAGMLLAYNPLFFILSISCFLIYLYFSSMVSFSSITACISAMILSLFFGDLWLILVTFALSSYIIFRHRSNIQRIRNGTESMIPFGRNYKRHNQK